From the genome of Arvicola amphibius chromosome 9, mArvAmp1.2, whole genome shotgun sequence:
TTACAGCACAGATGGGCCAGCCAGTGTCTCTGGGCCATGGAGGAGCCAGGACTCCCTAGGACAGGAGTGGGCAGCAGCACCCAGAGAGGGTTTCCACAGGTTGAGGAGTCACTGGGCCTCTGGGGTAGAAGAACCCTTCAGCCTGCCCAGCCAGAAAGTGCAATCTCCTACCCTGTGTCTGGGTCTGTAGGGCCTGGGTACAAGAAGGACACAGAAGGCACTTACAAGGGGAGCTGAGGccgggaggctgaagcagaggctcAGGTCTCGGGGTGGGGAATAAGTATGGGTGGGTGAGCTACAAAGCATAGTAGCTCCAATGGCAGCTGCAGGAGCCAGGCGAGAGGCTGGGGCCATGTCCAGGCCCTTATCTTCCCATGGGGAAGGGGCTTCTCTGGGCAGGCTGGAAGAGATGGCTGGCCTGGGACCTTTCCTTTGCCAGCAAGACCCACTGAATAGGCAGGTAATTCAGACAATTCAGACACACACTGGGGAGAGGCAGCTGGCTTGGGACAGAGGCCTCAAGAGGCCCGAGAGCTGTCTGCTCATAGGATCGTCCCCGGCTCCCCTCAGCAGCTAGGACCAGCAGGTAGACATCCAGTAGGGTGGGCTTAGAAGTCTGGGGGCCTTTCCCAGATAGAATCCTCccaggagagacaggagtggtagGCTGAGTGTCCAGCTCTGGATTCTCCAAGGCACCTAGCTGTGGTGAGTGGCAGGTAGAAAGGATTAGAGAGGCCCGAAGAGACTGGGCCAGTCCCATTTCCCGAGACACGGGCTGTCTGGACATcagataatatatacatatatattaatgtgTTAGTCTGGTCTTTTTGGTTAAACTTTAGGCACCGCTTGGGAGGAAGACACCTTTACGTGTTAAAGACCCCAGCGCCTCCACAGGGAGCCTGGCCACATGCAGAGCTGGAGGGCAGGGTGCAGGCAAGGGGTCAGGCCACGGCAGACTCAGGACCCCCTAGAGAGACTGAAGGCCCTGAGGCATAGCGGCGGCCATAACTGGAGGAAGagtaagaggaagaagagaaggtcaTGGAGAAACCGGAGCCAGTGGCATCAAAGCTGCCGCGGCGGGAACCAGCCCGGGAGCCAGTGCGGGAACCAGTGCGTGAGCCCGTGGTGGAGCCAGAGCCGCTGACGCTGTAGGGGCTATAGTAGCCCTTGCTGGACTGTGCCGCGGCTTCCAACAGCCTCAGCCCTGTGCCCTCCTCCACCATGCTGCGGTCCAGAGCATCCTTGTAGGAGATCTTGAGCTTGGTCTTGGGGCACGTGAGGTACTTGGAGTAGGCACTGACATCACGCAGCTTCTGGGCAGTGCGGGCATCCACCGTGCCACGTTGCAGGGCCTCATCGAGGGGCACGCGGCCAGGGGTGTCAGGCTCAATCAGACCACCTGTTAGGTACTGGACTTCCAGGAAGCGCTGGCCAGCCTCGTAGTACAGCCAGCCCTTCTTCAGGGCCTGGGCAGCTGACATCTTGGTCTTGGTGCGTGGGTCCTCAAACCCACAGAAGGCCTTCTGGGCCAGATTGATGCGGTCTACCATGATCTTGTCCACAAGGCCCTTGTTGACAGCCTCGGTGACTGGGAAGCGCTCACCAGTGCTGGGGTCAATGATGCCCCCAGTGCAGGCCTGTGCCTCTAGGAGCCGCTGACCAGTGATGTTGTCGACCAGGTTGCGGTGCATGGCCTCCGTGATGGACACCTTCTCCAGAGTCTCTGTGTCCAGGATGCCAGCCACTGGGCCAGTCTCCTCGGTAGGATCAGACCAGGAGGCTAACTGGGTCCTAGAGACGGCAGGGCTGATGGGATAGGAGGAAGATGAGCCCACAGACGAGGAGCGGGAGCGGAAGCCACCAGCATTGCCGGAGAGCATGTCAGCAAACTCAGTGATGGAAAGTGTACCAGCACGGTACTGGTCCAGTGCTGAGCGGTCAATGAAGTTCTTGGTGATGGCATCGTCGATGTCATACTGTCGGCCCGAGCGTCGGTCAATGATCATAGATTTGACCACGCCGTCTGAGGAGGAAATGGTGATTTCTTCCCATTCGCATTCCTGCTCTGACAGCTCCAGGTATGTCTGGTGATCAATGAGGCCCTTGCGGTAGGCCTCATACACTGACATCTCCTTGCCTGTCTCAGGGTCCACGATCACCACACGGCGCTTGCGCACTGAAGACTTGGAGGATGTCTTCCGCTCGCGCTTCTTCTCCTTCAGTGGCAGGAGACACAGGCCAGTCTGGGGGTCAGTGATGCAGCGCTCCATCAGCTGCAGGTAGGTGAGGTTCTCCTCCGTGTTGGGGTCAAAGAAACCCTTGGTGTCATCTGAGGGATCGGTCAGGATCTCATTCATCTCCTCATCGAAGAGGCCACGCTTATAGGCCACCTCCACAGGTAGCCGGTGGCTCTCCTCGGGGTCGATGATGCCACCGGTGGCAATCTGAGCCTCTAGCAGACGGATGCCATGGTCCTTCAGGATGAGGCCCTTCTTCATGGCCTGGAAGAGGGAGATGAGTTTTCCAGAGTAAGGATCCTTGTAGCCAGTGACGGCACGCTCAGCTGACAGCAGCTTGTCTTTGAACTCGGGACCCACAATGCCCATACGCACAGCCTCCTCCACAGTCAACTTGAGTCCCTTGATAGGGTCAATGACATAGCCAGTGGCTGCCTGTGCTTCCAGGAGCTCAAAGGCTGTACCCGGGCGAATAATGCCCTTCTTCATGGCCTGGTACACTGAGAGCCGCTCCTTGGTAGCATCAACAAAGACTCCGGCAATGCAGCTGGTACCCTCAAGGAACTTCTGCAGGTTCTTGGTGACCTCCTCAATGGAGGTGAGGCCTTCTTGCAGCTGTAGTGCTGTGGCCTCGTCCATGACCTGGGACCGCACCAGCTCCTCCACGGTGATCTGCTTGCGCAGGCCACGGAAGGTCAGCTTGCGGGCATCAGAGAGTGGCAGGAGCATCTGGCCACTGTTGTCATCGCGGCGGCACCGCTTGAGCAGCTGTGTGTAGCTGAGGCGCTCATCCGTGGAGGGATCCACATAGCTGCGCACCTCACTGGGCTCCGACAGCTGGTCATGCGTGTCCTTATTGAGGTAGCCACGCTGGTAAGCCACCTCCAGAGGGAGGTGGAAACCCAGACGGGGGTCCACAATACCTCCTGTGGCTAGCTGGGCATCCAGCAGCCTCAAAGCCTCCTCAGCAGGGATCAGCTCCTTCTTCATGGCCTGGAAGAGCGAGATGGTCTGTTCGGTATAGGGGTCACGGTAGCCAGTAACAGCCCGCTCTGCGGACAGCAGCCGATCATGCAGCTCTGGGCCTACCAGACCCTTCCGCACGGCCTCATCCACAGTCAGCCGCTCACCCTTCACAGGGTCCAGCAGGAAGCCCGTGGCTGCCTGTGCTTCAAGCAACAAGCGGGCCACCTCAGCACTCAGCAGCCCCTTCTTAAGGGCCTGGTAGATGGTTAGGGTCTGCCTGGAGCCAGGAAGGTAGACACCGGCCACGGAGCCTGTGCCATAAAGGTAGCGCCAGGCAGATTCCATCTCCAGAACCTCACGGAGGCTCTTGGTGCCCTCCCGGAAGAGGTTGTAGGTCTCGAGGGAGATGATCCGGGCCTCGTACAGGTCTTCGGCAGTGAGGCGGCGGCGCACGTAGTCGTAGGAGGCAAGGTTCTGCTGGCGGATGATCTCAGTCTTCTCGATGAtttcaatgatgatgatgatcatgcGCTCTTTGGTCACCCGGCCAGCCTGAAAGTCAGCCATGAGCCGGGTTCGCTGATCCTCTGGGATCATGTCGGACTGCATTACCTCCCACAAGGACATGGAGGAGCCACCATGGCTGCCACCACCAGGGATGTCTATCTGTGTCTCCTCGAACGCCCTCCTAGTCTCCTCCTCCGTATACACCTGTGTGGTCTCCACCACCTCGGTCTTCTCGGCCCCTCTGAGTGGCAGGAGGCGCAGGCCTGTCTCGGGGTCCTCCACACAGCGCTTCAGCAGCTGCAGGTAGGTGAGGTTCTCATGCGTGTTGGGGTCGAAGAAGCCCTTGGTGTCGTCACTTGGATCTGCCAGCACACGGTTCATCTCCTCATCCAAGTAGCCACGCTGGTAGGCCACGTCCACGGGCAGGCGGTGGCTGTGCACAGGGTCAATGATGCCACCTGTGGCGATCTGAGCCTCCAGCAGGCGGATGGCGTGTTCCCTGAGGACCAAGCCCTTCTTCATAGCCTGGAACAGTGAGATGGTGGTGCCTGAGTAAGGATCCTTATAGCCAGTGACCGCCTTCTCAGCTGACAGTAGCTTCTCATGGAGCTCGGGGCCCACGACTCCCGCCTTGACAGCCTCATGGACGTACAGACGTTGGTTCCGCACAGGGTCCACTAGAAAGCCAGTGGCTGCCTGGGCCTCGAGCAGGAGTGTGGCTGTGCTGGCTGTGAGGAGACCACGGCGCATAGCCTCATAGATGGTGACTTTCTCCTTCGAGTCCTCCAGGTAGATGCCAGCCAGGCAGCCGCTGCCTTGCAGCAGGGTCCGCACAGAGTCCACCTCGGACAGATCTTTGACTGTCGTCTTGCCATCCTTGAGCTGGTCAAACTGAGCTCTGTTGAGGATCTTGGCAGCCAGGAGCTCACTGGCTGGCACAGGGGCACGGAGGCCACTGAAGGACAATCGCTCCTGCCGCTGGGTCTCCACCTCCTCCACAATAGTGATAAGAATTTTGATGACCTTCTCGACGGTGACCTTGCCTGTGCGGAACTGCCGGAGCAGCTCCTGCCGCTGCTCCTCGGTGAAGTACTCAGAGCTTATGAGTTCCCACACTGTCATTGTTCTGCCCTTGAAGCTGCCCACGGGAACCTCAACTGTGGCCTTCTCCAGTGTCTCACGGGCCTGGAGCTCAGAGTAGACCTCCTCCTGCCGGGCCCGGACAGCATTCTCTGAGAGTGGCAGCAGGCTCAACCCGGTCAGCTGGTCAGACTGGCACCGCTGCTGGAGCTGGCTGTAGGTTACTGGCTCCCGAGTACTGGGGTCAAGGTAGACTCTGGCATCATCCCTGGGTGACAGCAGGGCCTTGTTGGTCTCTTTGTCCAGGTAGCCCCGGGTGTAGGCAACATCCAGTGGCACACGATGGCTCTTGCTTGGGTCTACAATGCCACCAGTGGATAACTGGGCATCTAGCAGGCGCAGTCCCTGTTCCCGGGGGATGAGACCCTTCTTCAGGGCCTGGAACAGTGAGACACTCTGTCCTGAGTAGGGATCCCTATAGCCCGTCACAGCCTTCTCAGCCGACAAGAGCTTCTCATGCAGCTCAGGACCCACTAGGCCAGCGCGCACCGCCTCATCCACAGTCAGCCGGGCACTAGTGGCAGGGTCGATGATGTGCCCAGTGCCAGCCTGggcctccagcaaggccacagccACATCTGGCTGCAGCAAGTCTTTCTTCAAGGCCTCGTAGATGCTCAGTTTCTGCCCTGCTTCTTCCAGCCACACACCGGCAATGACATTGGTACCCCGCAGGGCCCGCCTCACGCTGTCTGCCTCGGCCACCTCCCGCACAGAACGCTCACCCCGTTGCAGCTGCTGGTAGAGTTCTTGGTTGATGACCCCACTGTCCAGGAGCTCCGCAGCAGGCACGAGGGCACGGAGCCCCTCGAAGCAGAGCTGGCTCTTCCGCTCGTGTTCCTCCACCACCGTGATGACAATCTTGATAATCTTCTCCACTGTGATGCGGCCTGTACGGAACTGCCGCAGCAGGTCTCGCCGCTGCTCCGCGGTAAAGTACTCAGAGTTGATGATCTCCCAGATGGTCACAGTCTTACCCTGGAACTTGCCAAACGGTGCAGACACAGTGGCCTTCTCAAAGACGTCACGGGCCTCTGTATCAGTGTACACCAGCTCGCCGCCTTTGGCAGCCTTATCTGTGAGCGGCAGGAGACGCAGGCCAGTCTCAGGGTCTTCCACACAGCGCTCTAGCAGCTGCAGGTAGGTGAGGTTCTCATGCGTGTTGGGGTCGAAGAAGCCCTTGGTATCGTCATTCGGGTCAGCCAAGATGCGGTTCATCTCTTCATCGAAGTAGCCACGCTGGTAGGCCACGTCCACGGGCACGCGATGGCTGTGTACAGGGTCGATGATGCCACCTGTAGCAATCTGAGCCTCCAGCAGGCGGATGCCATGGTCCCTGACGATGAGGTCCTTCTTCATGGCCTGAAAGAGGGAGATCTGCTCACCCGTGTAGGGGTCCTTGTAGCCGGTGACAGCACGCTCGGCCGACAGGAGCTTGTGGTGCAGTTCAGGACCCACAACCCCCTCCTTCACAGCCTCATTGACAGTCAGCCGCCGGTTCCGAACAGGGTCCAGCAGGAAGCCTGAAGCCGCCTGGGCCTCCAGAAGGATAAGAGCTGTTCCAGGGCTAAGCAGCTGCCTCTGCAGGGCTGTGTAGACACTCAGTTTCTCATTGGTGGGCTTCAGCAGCAGTCCTGCAATGCTGCTGCGGCCCCTCAGGTACTGGCGCACATCTTCCCGCTGCATGAGCTCAGTCACTGTGGTGTGGCCCTGCACTAACCGCTGCAGTTCCTCCATGCTGAGAATGCCTGCTTCCTGTAGCTGCTGAGCTGGCACCTTCTGACGTAATCCCTCAAAGGTGTGCTCAGGTTCCACCTCCACGGATGGACCGTCGAGGGCATCACGGCCATTGGGCAGGGCTTTTGCAGCAGCAGCCTGAGTGGTGGCGATCTCCTCAGAGTGTGCCAGTGCAGCTCGGTGCTCTTCCTCTAGGCGCTGCAGCCGTTCACGCAGCCTCTGGTTCTCCTCAGCCAGCAGCTtctcctgctgctgccgctgctgctccAAATGTTGCAGCTCCTCTTGCTTACGCCGCACACCATCCTCTGCCTCGCGCTGCCGCCTCCTGGCTTCCTCCATGCTGGCCACCAACTCCTGTTTCTCCTGCTCCATCtgccgctgctgccgctgctgctccTCACGGAGCTGTTTTGCTTTTGCCACCTCATCCTGGAAAAGCTGTTCCAGCTTGGCCTTCTCCTGCTCGATGAAGCGTTCCCGTTGCAACAGGCTATCTTTCTCGGAGAGAAAGCTCTTCTGCAGGGCCTGTGTCTCCTGCAGTATCTGCTCCTGCTGCACCGTCTGCATCTGTTGGGGATGGGAAAAGGGTCAGCTCTCAGGGAGGATGGAGACCCAGAAGCACTCACCGCCAAGGGTAGACCCTCCCTGCCACCCAGCCCGCCCTTCCGCCTGTGAGGAGGGAGGGCGGTACCTCCTCAGACTTGAGCTGCAGCAACTTGGCCTCTTGCTTGAGCTTTTCTTTCTCACGCTCCAGCTCAGCAATGGCCTCCCTCAGACGCTCGGCATCATGATCACTCTGCTGTCGCTGGATCTCCAGCGTCTGCACCAATGTCACCTTCTCCTGTGTAGCTAGCTCAGTGCGGTGCAGCTTTTCCCCAATCTCTTCAGCCTGCTTCCGGAAGCGCTGGGCATCCTCCTCTGCCCGGGCCTGAGCTCGGCTCATCTCAGCCATGCGCAGCTTGAGGCGCTCAGCCTCTGCACTCATTTCCAGCTGCCGCTGccgctctgcctccagagtccgcTGGAAACCCTGCGTCTCCTCTACCAACTGCTGCGCCATCTGCTCCTTGTCCTCCTGCAGCCGCCGGGCCTGCTCCTGCGCAAGCTCCTTCTGCTGCTGTAGCAGCTCGGCCTCAGCCTTCAGCCTCGTGGCTTCCTGCACTGCCTGCATCTTTTCCTTGAGCATTTTCTCTGCCAGGGCCCGCTGCTGCGCCAGGTCCTCCTCCGCTAGCTGCCGCAGCCGTGCTGCCTCCTGGGCAGCCACACTCAGCCGGGCGGCCTCCTCCGCC
Proteins encoded in this window:
- the Plec gene encoding plectin isoform X3, whose translation is MEPSGSLFPSLVVVGHVVTLAAVWHWRKGHRQAQDEQDERDRVQKKTFTKWVNKHLIKAQRHISDLYEDLRDGHNLISLLEVLSGDSLPREKGRMRFHKLQNVQIALDYLRHRQVKLVNIRNDDIADGNPKLTLGLIWTIILHFQISDIQVSGQSEDMTAKEKLLLWSQRMVEGYQGLRCDNFTTSWRDGRLFNAIIHRHKPMLIDMNKVYRQTNLENLDQAFSVAERDLGVTRLLDPEDVDVPQPDEKSIITYVSSLYDAMPRVPGAQDGVRANELQLRWQEYRELVLLLLQWIRHHTAAFEERKFPSSFEEIEILWCQFLKFKETELPAKEADKNRSKGIYQSLEGAVQAGQLKIPPGYHPLDVEKEWGKLHVAILEREKQLRSEFERLECLQRIVSKLQMEAGLCEEQLNQADSLLQSDIRLLASGKAAQRAGEVERDLDKADGMIRLLFNDVQTLKDGRHPQGEQMYRRVYRLHERLVAIRTEYNLRLKAGVAAPVTQVTLQSTQRRPDLEDSTLRYLQDLLAWVEENQRRIDSAEWGVDLPSVEAQLGSHRGMHQSIEEFRAKIERARNDESQLSPATRGAYRDCLGRLDLQYAKLLNSSKARLRSLESLHGFVAAATKELMWLNEKEEEEVGFDWSDRNTNMAAKKESYSALMRELEMKEKKIKEIQNTGDRLLREDHPARPTVESFQAALQTQWSWMLQLCCCIEAHLKENTAYFQFFSDVREAEEQLQKLQETLRRKYTCDRSITVTRLEDLLQDAQDEKEQLNEYKGHLSGLAKRAKAIVQLKPRNPAYPVRGHVPLLAVCDYKQVEVTVHKGDQCQLVGPAQPSHWKVLSSPSSEAAVPSVCFLVPPPNQEAQEAVTRLEAQHQALVTLWHQLHVDMKSLLAWQSLSRDIQLIRSWSLVTFRTLKPEEQRQALRSLESHYQAFLRDSQDAGGFGPEDRLVAEREYGSCSRHYQQLLQSLEQGEQEESRCQRCISELKDIRLQLEACETRTVHRLRLPLDKEPARECAQRIAEQQKAQAEVEGLGKGVARLSAEAEKVLALPEPSPAAPTLRSELELTLGKLEQVRSLSAIYLEKLKTISLVIRSTQGAEEVLKAHEEQLKEAQAVPATLQELEATKASLKKLRAQAEAQQPVFNTLRDELRGAQEVGERLQQRHGERDVEVERWRERVTQLLERWQAVLAQTDVRQRELEQLGRQLRYYRESADPLSSWLQDAKKRQEQIQAVPIPNSQAAREQLRQEKALLEEIERHGEKVEECQRFAKQYINAIKDYELQLVTYKAQLEPVASPAKKPKVQSGSESVIQEYVDLRTRYSELTTLTSQYIKFISETLRRMEEEERLAEQQRAEERERLAEVEAALEKQRQLAEAHAKAKAQAELEAQELQRRMQEEVARREEAAVDAQQQKRSIQEELQHLRQSSEAEIQAKAQQVEAAERSRMRIEEEIRVVRLQLETTERQRGGAEGELQALRARAEEAEAQKRQAQEEAERLRRQVQDESQRKRQAEAELALRVKAEAEAAREKQRALQALEELRLQAEEAERRLRQAEAERARQVQVALETAQRSAEAELQSKRASFAEKTAQLERTLQEEHVTVTQLREEAERRAQQQAEAERAREEAERELERWQLKANEALRLRLQAEEVAQQKSLAQADAEKQKEEAEREARRRGKAEEQAVRQRELAEQELEKQRQLAEGTAQQRLAAEQELIRLRAETEQGEQQRQLLEEELARLQREATAATQKRQELEAELAKVRAEMEVLLASKARAEEESRSTNEKSKQRLEAEADRFRELAEEAARLRALAEEAKRQRQLAEEDATRQRAEAERVLTEKLAAISEATRLKTEAEIALKEKEAENERLRRLAEDEAFQRRRLEEQAAQHKADIEERLAQLRKASESELERQKGLVEDTLRQRRQVEEEIMALKVSFEKAAAGKAELELELGRIRSNAEDTMRSKEQAEQEAARQRQLAAEEEQKRREAEERVQKSLAAEEEAARQRKVALEEVERLKAKVEEARRLRERAEQESARQLQLAQEAAQKRLQAEEKAHAFVVQQREEELQQTLQQEQNMLERLRSEAEAARRAAEEAEEAREQAEREAAQSRKQVEEAERLKQSAEEQAQARAQAQAAAEKLRKEAEQEAARRAQAEQAALKQKQAADAEMEKHKKFAEQTLRQKAQVEQELTTLRLQLEETDHQKSILDEELQRLKAEVTEAARQRSQVEEELFSVRVQMEELGKLKARIEAENRALILRDKDNTQRFLEEEAEKMKQVAEEAARLSVAAQEAARLRQLAEEDLAQQRALAEKMLKEKMQAVQEATRLKAEAELLQQQKELAQEQARRLQEDKEQMAQQLVEETQGFQRTLEAERQRQLEMSAEAERLKLRMAEMSRAQARAEEDAQRFRKQAEEIGEKLHRTELATQEKVTLVQTLEIQRQQSDHDAERLREAIAELEREKEKLKQEAKLLQLKSEEMQTVQQEQILQETQALQKSFLSEKDSLLQRERFIEQEKAKLEQLFQDEVAKAKQLREEQQRQQRQMEQEKQELVASMEEARRRQREAEDGVRRKQEELQHLEQQRQQQEKLLAEENQRLRERLQRLEEEHRAALAHSEEIATTQAAAAKALPNGRDALDGPSVEVEPEHTFEGLRQKVPAQQLQEAGILSMEELQRLVQGHTTVTELMQREDVRQYLRGRSSIAGLLLKPTNEKLSVYTALQRQLLSPGTALILLEAQAASGFLLDPVRNRRLTVNEAVKEGVVGPELHHKLLSAERAVTGYKDPYTGEQISLFQAMKKDLIVRDHGIRLLEAQIATGGIIDPVHSHRVPVDVAYQRGYFDEEMNRILADPNDDTKGFFDPNTHENLTYLQLLERCVEDPETGLRLLPLTDKAAKGGELVYTDTEARDVFEKATVSAPFGKFQGKTVTIWEIINSEYFTAEQRRDLLRQFRTGRITVEKIIKIVITVVEEHERKSQLCFEGLRALVPAAELLDSGVINQELYQQLQRGERSVREVAEADSVRRALRGTNVIAGVWLEEAGQKLSIYEALKKDLLQPDVAVALLEAQAGTGHIIDPATSARLTVDEAVRAGLVGPELHEKLLSAEKAVTGYRDPYSGQSVSLFQALKKGLIPREQGLRLLDAQLSTGGIVDPSKSHRVPLDVAYTRGYLDKETNKALLSPRDDARVYLDPSTREPVTYSQLQQRCQSDQLTGLSLLPLSENAVRARQEEVYSELQARETLEKATVEVPVGSFKGRTMTVWELISSEYFTEEQRQELLRQFRTGKVTVEKVIKILITIVEEVETQRQERLSFSGLRAPVPASELLAAKILNRAQFDQLKDGKTTVKDLSEVDSVRTLLQGSGCLAGIYLEDSKEKVTIYEAMRRGLLTASTATLLLEAQAATGFLVDPVRNQRLYVHEAVKAGVVGPELHEKLLSAEKAVTGYKDPYSGTTISLFQAMKKGLVLREHAIRLLEAQIATGGIIDPVHSHRLPVDVAYQRGYLDEEMNRVLADPSDDTKGFFDPNTHENLTYLQLLKRCVEDPETGLRLLPLRGAEKTEVVETTQVYTEEETRRAFEETQIDIPGGGSHGGSSMSLWEVMQSDMIPEDQRTRLMADFQAGRVTKERMIIIIIEIIEKTEIIRQQNLASYDYVRRRLTAEDLYEARIISLETYNLFREGTKSLREVLEMESAWRYLYGTGSVAGVYLPGSRQTLTIYQALKKGLLSAEVARLLLEAQAATGFLLDPVKGERLTVDEAVRKGLVGPELHDRLLSAERAVTGYRDPYTEQTISLFQAMKKELIPAEEALRLLDAQLATGGIVDPRLGFHLPLEVAYQRGYLNKDTHDQLSEPSEVRSYVDPSTDERLSYTQLLKRCRRDDNSGQMLLPLSDARKLTFRGLRKQITVEELVRSQVMDEATALQLQEGLTSIEEVTKNLQKFLEGTSCIAGVFVDATKERLSVYQAMKKGIIRPGTAFELLEAQAATGYVIDPIKGLKLTVEEAVRMGIVGPEFKDKLLSAERAVTGYKDPYSGKLISLFQAMKKGLILKDHGIRLLEAQIATGGIIDPEESHRLPVEVAYKRGLFDEEMNEILTDPSDDTKGFFDPNTEENLTYLQLMERCITDPQTGLCLLPLKEKKRERKTSSKSSVRKRRVVIVDPETGKEMSVYEAYRKGLIDHQTYLELSEQECEWEEITISSSDGVVKSMIIDRRSGRQYDIDDAITKNFIDRSALDQYRAGTLSITEFADMLSGNAGGFRSRSSSVGSSSSYPISPAVSRTQLASWSDPTEETGPVAGILDTETLEKVSITEAMHRNLVDNITGQRLLEAQACTGGIIDPSTGERFPVTEAVNKGLVDKIMVDRINLAQKAFCGFEDPRTKTKMSAAQALKKGWLYYEAGQRFLEVQYLTGGLIEPDTPGRVPLDEALQRGTVDARTAQKLRDVSAYSKYLTCPKTKLKISYKDALDRSMVEEGTGLRLLEAAAQSSKGYYSPYSVSGSGSTTGSRTGSRTGSRAGSRRGSFDATGSGFSMTFSSSSYSSSSYGRRYASGPSVSLGGPESAVA